One Legionella lansingensis genomic region harbors:
- a CDS encoding lipopolysaccharide biosynthesis protein, with the protein MDFAFNLLIIIADQLMLFFINMLVARNAGETLFGDFTVATNALFLIATVMTFGIDSILAYYVPKFYVKKQYDEIVALTVSVKDFLKPIYLTLLLSGILLSLAIIALSFALEDLRLFEISHPLALFLWGAIAISLYYIYLQFLRAVDYMRTAVLLSLMQTIFYFLLSLFAYFYLYAVLFHDDPVYFPHIMLIAFILSYIILLLIMLVIQQKTKLQVYLNLSATAMPGSTVDLWKEKIYGYTLQNLNKYIFTAIPLMVIELLGHGDHVVGLFSAVVSIISLAFIAISPIGILIGPDISAAFAQGREKLLQTMKKYLLICVGVACFIVLIIGIFAKQILLLYKSNFIDALPYTYICLINVLTFAMSMPLSKMIQYSQRGSEVGAKLAISLLLFQIVACLILIPWLNLVGAIICYVGINIVYNAVMVVLALRIYYRGPFENNDVV; encoded by the coding sequence ATGGATTTTGCATTTAATCTGCTGATCATCATCGCTGATCAACTTATGCTTTTTTTCATTAATATGCTCGTGGCAAGGAATGCGGGTGAGACATTATTTGGTGATTTTACTGTTGCAACCAATGCTTTGTTCTTAATCGCCACAGTGATGACGTTTGGTATTGATTCGATTTTAGCTTATTACGTCCCCAAATTTTATGTTAAGAAACAATACGATGAAATTGTTGCTCTAACCGTATCCGTCAAAGATTTTCTGAAACCCATTTATCTTACTCTGCTTTTGAGTGGTATATTGTTGAGTCTGGCCATCATCGCCTTAAGTTTTGCTCTGGAAGATTTGCGGCTTTTTGAGATCAGTCACCCTTTAGCATTGTTTCTTTGGGGGGCTATAGCCATTTCTCTTTATTATATCTACCTACAGTTTTTGCGTGCTGTAGATTACATGCGAACCGCTGTCCTCTTAAGCTTAATGCAGACCATTTTTTATTTTCTATTGAGTTTGTTTGCTTATTTTTACCTCTATGCTGTGTTGTTTCATGACGATCCCGTCTATTTTCCTCATATTATGTTAATTGCCTTCATCTTAAGCTACATCATTTTGTTGCTCATAATGCTGGTTATCCAACAAAAAACAAAACTTCAGGTATATTTAAACCTAAGCGCCACTGCGATGCCAGGAAGCACTGTGGACCTGTGGAAGGAAAAAATCTATGGCTATACTTTGCAAAATTTAAATAAATATATCTTTACTGCTATCCCTCTAATGGTCATTGAATTGTTAGGGCATGGTGATCATGTGGTAGGCTTATTTTCAGCTGTGGTATCTATTATTTCTTTGGCCTTCATTGCGATTAGCCCCATTGGTATTTTAATCGGACCAGACATCTCTGCTGCTTTTGCTCAAGGTAGGGAAAAATTATTACAAACCATGAAAAAATACTTATTGATTTGCGTAGGTGTTGCTTGTTTCATTGTATTGATTATAGGTATTTTTGCTAAACAAATTCTATTATTGTACAAGTCAAATTTTATTGATGCTCTTCCGTATACCTATATCTGTCTAATCAATGTTCTAACGTTTGCTATGTCCATGCCTTTATCCAAGATGATCCAATATTCGCAACGGGGCAGTGAGGTAGGCGCCAAGTTAGCGATATCACTTTTGCTATTCCAAATTGTTGCCTGTCTTATCCTCATTCCCTGGCTAAACTTAGTGGGGGCAATCATTTGCTATGTTGGCATTAACATTGTTTATAATGCCGTGATGGTTGTCCTGGCTTTAAGAATTTATTATAGGGGCCCTTTTGAGAATAATGACGTTGTCTAG
- the recN gene encoding DNA repair protein RecN yields MLTTLRIENFAIVKHLELDFSGGMTAFTGETGAGKSIMIDALMLALGERADASVIRAGEEKCDISAGFQVEKDSEPAQWLLDNDLHVEDGNVILRRVLYIEGRSKSYINGHPFPLQKVKELSEMLVHIHGQHQHQTLMQHATHREQLDRYAGHFEFRHEIQQQYRKCQQIKQELELFHVQENHSDKVDLLQFQIDELLAVNLQDGEVETLHDEHQLLHHAQDYLQHAQQITHLLNDDDEFNICYGLNQILQRLQALPQDHASIKNSKELINNALIQCEEAMDEVKQFSEQVQLDPERLQEVEARMSMLHQLARKYHVDAKLLPAYLEKLQAELEQLKHSEDRIEELKKEYQIQVKHFGVLAEKLRASRQLHATKLAAEITAIIQQLGMPKGRVEIEITALEKMHPHGLDKIEYKVCTNPGLEPDSLIKIVSGGELSRISLAIQMITAQQGTTPTLLFDEVDVGIGGATAALVGQLLRKLGNRLQVFCVTHQPQVASCAHHHFVVEKHSDNYQTYSRIIGLRAEEKITEIARMLGGLTITEQTRSHAKELLEQSN; encoded by the coding sequence ATGCTCACTACCTTGCGCATTGAAAATTTTGCCATCGTCAAGCATTTAGAACTTGATTTTTCCGGGGGAATGACTGCTTTCACAGGAGAAACCGGGGCGGGCAAATCAATTATGATCGATGCCCTTATGCTAGCTCTAGGTGAACGAGCCGATGCTTCAGTCATTCGCGCAGGTGAAGAAAAATGCGATATTAGTGCTGGCTTCCAAGTTGAGAAAGATTCTGAACCAGCACAATGGCTTCTTGACAACGACTTGCACGTCGAGGATGGCAATGTCATCTTACGCCGTGTCCTTTACATTGAGGGACGCTCTAAATCTTATATCAACGGCCACCCTTTTCCACTGCAGAAGGTTAAGGAATTAAGTGAGATGCTCGTCCATATTCATGGTCAGCATCAACACCAAACGTTAATGCAACATGCCACACATAGAGAGCAACTCGACCGCTACGCAGGCCATTTTGAATTTCGTCATGAGATTCAACAACAGTATAGGAAATGCCAGCAGATAAAACAGGAACTTGAACTGTTCCATGTTCAAGAGAACCACTCCGATAAGGTTGATCTATTACAATTCCAAATCGATGAATTACTAGCAGTGAATCTTCAAGATGGTGAAGTGGAAACACTACACGATGAGCACCAATTACTGCATCATGCCCAGGATTATTTGCAACATGCGCAACAAATTACTCATCTGTTAAATGACGATGATGAATTTAACATCTGTTACGGTCTCAATCAGATTCTGCAACGCTTACAAGCACTCCCCCAGGATCATGCAAGCATCAAAAATAGCAAGGAATTGATTAACAATGCGCTTATCCAGTGCGAAGAGGCCATGGATGAAGTAAAACAATTTTCAGAACAAGTGCAATTAGACCCCGAGCGCTTGCAAGAAGTTGAAGCACGAATGAGCATGCTACATCAACTGGCGCGCAAATATCATGTTGATGCCAAACTTTTGCCAGCCTACCTGGAAAAGCTGCAAGCAGAATTGGAACAATTAAAACATTCTGAAGATCGCATCGAGGAACTTAAGAAAGAATATCAAATTCAGGTCAAACACTTTGGAGTACTCGCTGAAAAACTACGAGCTTCTCGGCAATTACACGCTACAAAATTAGCCGCGGAAATCACAGCCATTATTCAACAACTCGGGATGCCGAAGGGGCGTGTAGAAATTGAGATCACCGCTCTTGAAAAAATGCATCCCCATGGTCTAGACAAGATAGAATACAAAGTTTGCACCAACCCTGGACTAGAACCAGACAGTTTGATAAAAATTGTCTCTGGCGGTGAACTCTCAAGAATAAGTCTTGCTATTCAAATGATCACCGCACAGCAGGGCACCACTCCTACACTCCTTTTTGATGAAGTGGATGTAGGGATAGGAGGAGCGACAGCTGCGCTTGTTGGACAGCTACTTCGTAAGTTAGGTAATCGCCTGCAGGTTTTCTGCGTTACGCATCAACCACAGGTTGCGTCCTGCGCTCATCATCATTTTGTTGTCGAGAAACACAGTGATAATTACCAAACTTACTCGCGTATCATTGGCTTGAGAGCTGAGGAAAAAATCACTGAAATAGCGCGCATGTTAGGGGGTTTAACAATCACCGAACAAACGCGCTCACATGCAAAAGAGTTGTTGGAACAAAGCAACTAG
- the typA gene encoding translational GTPase TypA, whose amino-acid sequence MIEKIRNIAIIAHVDHGKTTLVDKLLQQTGTLSERAPKVERVMDSNALEKERGITILAKNTCVHWHGYQINIVDTPGHADFGGEVERILSMVDSVLLLVDAVDGPMPQTRFVTQKAFARGLNPIVVINKIDRPGARAHWVMDQVFDLFDNLGATDEQLDFPVVYTSALQGYAKLDLDDEAHDMAPLLQTIVDRVAPPPVDEEGPFQMQISSLDYSSYVGTIGIGRVTRGHIKAKSAVKIIDKEGNVRSGRLLQLLGFRGLERVEVEEARAGDIIAITGIEQLNISDTLCDPNHVEGLPPLMVDEPTISMIFQVNDSPFAGQEGKFVTSRKVRERLQTELLHNVALRVEDTEDPDKFRVSGRGELHLSILIENMRREGYELAICKPEVILKEESGEQQEPYERLTVDVEENHQGTIMEKLGERRGELQNMLPDGKGRVRLDYVIPTRGLIGFHTEFLSSTSGTGLMYHVYDHYGPAIRGRIGKRNNGVLIANCQGAARAFALFNLQERGRLFIEPQTVCYEGMIVGIHARDNDLVVNVTKEKQLTNIRAAGSDENILLTPPIKLSLEQALEFIDDDELVEVTPQSIRLRKKALKEHERKRASKISDD is encoded by the coding sequence ATGATTGAAAAAATTCGTAATATTGCCATTATCGCTCATGTCGATCATGGTAAAACCACTTTAGTTGATAAGTTATTGCAGCAAACTGGCACGTTAAGTGAACGTGCGCCAAAAGTAGAACGCGTGATGGATTCTAACGCGCTAGAGAAAGAACGAGGAATCACCATTCTTGCCAAAAACACTTGTGTACATTGGCATGGGTATCAAATCAATATCGTTGATACCCCAGGGCATGCTGATTTTGGTGGCGAAGTTGAGCGTATCTTATCCATGGTCGATAGCGTACTACTCTTGGTAGATGCTGTTGATGGCCCCATGCCGCAGACCCGTTTTGTTACACAAAAAGCCTTTGCCCGCGGCCTAAACCCTATCGTTGTTATCAATAAAATTGATAGACCTGGTGCTAGAGCGCATTGGGTAATGGATCAAGTCTTTGATTTATTTGATAATTTAGGAGCAACAGACGAGCAGCTTGATTTTCCTGTTGTGTATACATCTGCTTTACAGGGTTATGCCAAGCTTGATTTGGACGATGAAGCACATGACATGGCTCCTTTATTACAAACCATTGTTGACAGAGTGGCACCACCTCCTGTCGATGAGGAAGGTCCGTTTCAAATGCAAATCAGTTCTTTGGATTATTCTTCCTATGTTGGGACGATTGGCATTGGTCGTGTCACCAGAGGACATATTAAAGCTAAATCTGCGGTCAAGATTATTGACAAAGAAGGCAATGTTCGCAGTGGTCGTTTATTGCAATTACTTGGCTTTAGAGGTTTAGAGCGGGTAGAGGTTGAAGAAGCCAGAGCCGGTGACATTATTGCCATCACTGGCATTGAGCAACTTAATATTTCCGATACCTTATGTGACCCTAATCATGTGGAAGGCTTACCACCATTAATGGTGGATGAACCGACCATCAGCATGATTTTCCAAGTCAATGACTCCCCTTTTGCAGGTCAAGAGGGAAAATTTGTGACTAGCCGAAAAGTTCGCGAACGTTTACAAACTGAATTATTGCATAATGTGGCGCTGCGCGTAGAAGACACTGAGGATCCTGATAAGTTTAGAGTGTCTGGTCGCGGAGAATTACACTTATCCATTTTAATCGAAAATATGCGCCGAGAAGGCTATGAACTTGCTATCTGCAAGCCAGAAGTCATCTTAAAAGAAGAGAGTGGTGAACAACAGGAACCCTATGAACGGTTAACTGTCGATGTTGAGGAGAATCATCAGGGCACGATTATGGAAAAATTAGGTGAGCGGCGTGGTGAGTTACAAAACATGTTGCCTGATGGTAAAGGCCGGGTCCGCCTCGACTACGTTATTCCTACCCGTGGTTTGATAGGTTTTCACACTGAATTTTTATCCAGCACATCTGGTACTGGCTTGATGTATCATGTCTATGACCATTATGGTCCTGCAATTCGTGGTCGCATTGGCAAGAGAAACAATGGGGTTCTGATAGCCAATTGTCAGGGTGCAGCACGAGCTTTTGCCTTATTTAACTTACAGGAACGTGGTCGTTTATTTATTGAACCACAAACCGTTTGTTATGAAGGAATGATTGTTGGTATTCATGCTCGTGACAATGACCTGGTGGTCAATGTCACCAAGGAAAAGCAATTAACCAATATTCGTGCAGCCGGCAGCGACGAAAATATTTTGCTAACACCACCGATTAAATTATCTTTGGAGCAAGCATTGGAGTTCATTGACGATGATGAGCTTGTTGAGGTCACGCCACAATCCATTCGTTTACGCAAGAAAGCGTTAAAAGAGCATGAGCGGAAGCGCGCCTCGAAGATTAGCGATGATTGA
- a CDS encoding branched-chain amino acid transport system II carrier protein — protein MQQYKSIFIYGFAIFAMFFGSGNLVFPLQIGKAAGDSWLIGFIGLLLTGIFLPLTGLFVIKLYQGNYRAFFGEAGKVASFLLPLFMLSLLGSFGVVPRCITVAYGSFAYLLPQIKLIHFSTLFCAITFFFCLNDRVMIKLLGKWMSPILLVTLIILIVIAAIKAPHTLVHTHTDKAFTYGFITGYQTMDLFAAFFFSALIFTQIQQSLPNSNPREVLVFALKSSVLGASLLALIYLGFVFLGSHYSSLISVRAPELMLPAIAKVAMGHSATLFIGIAMFLSCLTTAVALNNLYARYLCSTLKIKDDKFYLVLLFTTCLSFIISLLDFKGIAAFIAPILELTYPGIIALTIMAIVIKGRQPFKKAVFYVMTVLMCLPLAMH, from the coding sequence ATGCAACAATACAAATCCATTTTTATTTACGGCTTCGCTATTTTTGCGATGTTTTTTGGTTCAGGAAATTTAGTTTTCCCTTTGCAGATTGGAAAAGCAGCTGGCGATAGCTGGTTGATCGGATTTATCGGTCTTTTACTTACAGGTATATTCTTGCCTTTGACCGGTTTGTTCGTTATCAAACTGTATCAGGGCAATTATCGCGCTTTCTTTGGAGAGGCTGGCAAGGTTGCATCGTTTTTATTGCCCCTTTTTATGCTTTCTCTATTAGGCTCCTTTGGTGTTGTTCCTCGTTGTATTACTGTAGCTTATGGTAGCTTTGCTTATTTGTTACCCCAAATCAAGCTCATTCACTTTAGCACTCTTTTCTGCGCCATCACGTTTTTCTTTTGCCTGAATGATAGAGTCATGATCAAGCTTTTAGGTAAGTGGATGAGTCCTATTTTGCTTGTAACGCTTATCATTTTGATTGTCATTGCAGCGATTAAAGCACCACATACGCTTGTACATACCCATACTGATAAGGCTTTTACCTATGGCTTTATCACAGGTTATCAAACCATGGATCTCTTTGCCGCCTTCTTCTTTTCCGCTCTCATTTTTACGCAAATACAACAGTCTTTACCCAATTCCAATCCGCGCGAAGTTCTGGTTTTTGCGCTAAAATCCAGTGTTCTTGGGGCTTCTTTGTTAGCTCTCATCTATCTAGGATTTGTTTTTCTTGGCTCTCATTATTCATCGTTAATTAGTGTGCGTGCACCGGAGCTCATGCTACCTGCCATTGCCAAAGTGGCCATGGGTCATTCAGCCACACTCTTTATAGGTATCGCGATGTTTCTCTCTTGCTTGACCACGGCTGTTGCCTTGAACAATCTTTATGCACGCTATCTTTGTTCGACCTTAAAAATAAAAGATGACAAATTTTATTTAGTTTTATTGTTTACAACTTGCTTATCTTTTATCATTTCTTTATTGGATTTTAAGGGCATCGCCGCTTTCATTGCCCCAATCCTTGAGTTGACCTATCCAGGGATCATTGCGTTAACGATAATGGCAATCGTCATTAAGGGACGACAACCATTTAAAAAGGCAGTGTTTTATGTTATGACAGTACTCATGTGCCTACCTCTCGCAATGCATTAG
- a CDS encoding chloride channel protein, translating into MTGFHTTDDFTKDATPAFANTKMLALAAIGGLGMGAAVAGIRLSVGFMQTLLFGRDVNLYSPAGVPTWRIMLVTLIGGLILGLFLKLAGRLGHLTIVDPVEANALEGGKMSLVDSLILVGLSIVSITIGGSVGFEAAMTQLGAGILSFIGQRLQLERRELRILVACGTGAGLTAIFGAPLGGTFYALELVVGGYAMRALLPTLLASAMSSHVIYMVIGYQPIFLASDIGPPALWHFPLAIVTGITAALIGIMVMRGTTRFERSLNYAHVSVMAKPIVGGLILGLISLKVPEVMGPGHNSINEILAGHNSFVIIAIILFAKIAASIACVGSGFRGGLFSASLLLGAALGYLVHGLFIVPLLGPGIPFDLAVVAGMAGVATSIIGTPIAIVLLVIETAGLQTGVVTTAITVIIASHLTRYWFGYSFSTWRFHIRGNDLFGPRDIGRLRELTFNDLPLNNPPRVLIDTSISSAVKKTSETDLNMIAVEEKNGRFVGLVTDHELLDVLATPTMPLALCNLAKKPAFCVYVTEPLMKYIEKIGESSAGEIAVLDANDRLIGLASEAAVLHRYLTEILAADRDDAIQIINI; encoded by the coding sequence ATGACGGGTTTCCACACGACGGACGACTTCACTAAGGATGCTACTCCCGCTTTTGCTAATACGAAGATGTTGGCTTTGGCCGCTATTGGTGGATTGGGGATGGGTGCCGCTGTAGCTGGCATTCGTCTAAGTGTAGGCTTTATGCAAACCTTGCTTTTTGGCAGAGATGTTAATTTGTATAGCCCAGCAGGTGTCCCTACTTGGCGTATCATGTTGGTTACACTTATTGGCGGGTTAATTCTCGGTTTATTTTTAAAATTAGCTGGCAGACTTGGTCATCTGACCATCGTGGACCCTGTGGAGGCGAACGCTTTAGAAGGCGGTAAAATGTCTCTCGTGGATAGTTTGATTTTGGTAGGATTATCCATTGTTTCTATTACGATTGGAGGTTCTGTTGGTTTTGAAGCAGCGATGACCCAACTTGGCGCAGGTATCTTGAGCTTTATAGGACAGCGTTTGCAACTTGAACGTCGTGAACTGAGGATCCTCGTTGCCTGTGGAACAGGAGCTGGTCTTACCGCTATTTTTGGTGCTCCTCTTGGTGGTACCTTTTATGCCCTTGAGTTGGTGGTTGGGGGGTATGCTATGCGAGCACTATTACCAACATTATTAGCAAGTGCAATGAGTAGCCATGTCATTTATATGGTCATCGGTTATCAACCTATTTTTCTTGCCTCTGACATAGGTCCTCCTGCCCTCTGGCATTTCCCTTTGGCCATTGTCACCGGCATAACTGCTGCTTTAATTGGCATAATGGTAATGCGTGGTACCACTCGATTTGAACGATCTTTAAACTATGCACATGTCTCCGTCATGGCTAAGCCTATCGTTGGTGGTCTTATTCTTGGTTTAATTTCCTTGAAAGTACCAGAGGTTATGGGGCCTGGGCATAATAGTATTAATGAAATTCTAGCTGGCCACAATTCATTTGTAATTATCGCCATCATCCTCTTCGCTAAAATAGCCGCCTCAATCGCCTGCGTTGGTTCGGGATTTAGGGGAGGTCTATTCTCTGCTTCCTTACTCCTTGGAGCGGCTTTAGGTTATCTTGTTCATGGGCTTTTCATTGTCCCACTTTTAGGCCCAGGCATTCCATTTGACCTCGCCGTGGTAGCAGGCATGGCAGGTGTTGCGACATCCATCATTGGCACGCCCATTGCGATTGTTTTGCTTGTCATTGAGACCGCTGGCTTACAAACGGGAGTGGTTACCACAGCAATTACTGTCATTATTGCTAGTCATTTGACACGTTATTGGTTTGGCTATTCTTTCTCAACCTGGCGATTTCATATTCGCGGCAATGATCTCTTTGGCCCGAGAGACATCGGCCGATTAAGGGAACTCACTTTCAATGATTTACCTCTAAATAATCCACCACGTGTCCTGATCGACACCTCAATCTCTAGCGCTGTAAAGAAAACCAGTGAAACCGATTTAAACATGATCGCAGTGGAAGAGAAGAACGGCCGTTTTGTTGGTTTAGTAACGGATCATGAGCTTTTAGACGTCTTGGCAACACCCACAATGCCCTTAGCCTTATGCAACTTAGCTAAAAAGCCCGCATTTTGCGTTTATGTTACTGAACCATTAATGAAATATATTGAAAAAATTGGCGAAAGTTCTGCCGGGGAAATAGCTGTCCTGGATGCAAATGATCGTTTAATTGGATTAGCCTCTGAAGCCGCAGTATTGCACCGTTATTTAACAGAGATCCTCGCAGCCGATCGCGATGACGCCATTCAAATTATCAACATATAA
- a CDS encoding heme NO-binding domain-containing protein, which produces MVGLIQKILFAMIKDIKGEEGVKKLKQLARIPLDKSFQMNLVYSDEEWQRLYAAAHELLQLNEEEVVTAYADYFGKDAIQRFPTWFQMSNNSYEFLSIQPVIHNCFATSNADASTRQAINDKFRVEKSPKKLITHYRSPNKLCSLYKALANWVINYYHDEAQIEEKKCLKLGDDECEIHVQWTKLRNWHAL; this is translated from the coding sequence ATGGTAGGACTTATACAAAAAATTTTATTTGCCATGATCAAGGACATAAAAGGAGAAGAAGGTGTAAAAAAATTAAAACAGTTAGCCCGTATTCCTTTAGATAAATCCTTCCAGATGAATCTCGTATATTCGGATGAAGAATGGCAGCGATTGTATGCAGCAGCCCATGAATTATTACAATTGAACGAAGAAGAGGTAGTAACAGCTTATGCTGATTATTTTGGCAAGGATGCAATCCAAAGGTTCCCAACCTGGTTCCAGATGTCCAATAATTCTTATGAGTTTCTATCCATACAACCCGTCATTCATAATTGCTTTGCAACCAGTAATGCCGACGCCAGCACACGGCAAGCGATCAATGACAAATTTAGAGTGGAAAAATCGCCTAAAAAACTAATCACCCATTATCGCTCACCCAACAAATTATGTAGTTTATACAAAGCATTAGCCAATTGGGTAATCAACTATTATCACGATGAAGCCCAAATAGAAGAAAAAAAATGTCTAAAATTAGGAGATGATGAGTGTGAAATCCACGTGCAGTGGACCAAATTGAGGAACTGGCATGCCCTATAA
- a CDS encoding NAD(+) kinase: MKQKFKRVILYARQHRANQGVSESLHRLVDFLQHEQVDTYLDIDTATYFDVKLPILERNLMGKKQDLIVVVGGDGSLLSAARMAIKVNVPVIGINRGRLGFLTDISPNNIEHHLGAVLAGKYEEEHRFLLHTCIHDGETIYFQGDALNDVVLSRGNETHLIEFDVFINQRFVSRYRSDGMILSTPTGSTAYALSAGGPIMHPQLNAIVLVPMFSHSLSSRPFVVDGEVKIDLKISERNENDLNISCDGHESRLVKPGQLVSIEKNTQQLRLLHPIDYHYYDTLRIKLGWESKHQG; this comes from the coding sequence ATGAAGCAAAAATTTAAACGAGTTATTTTGTATGCACGACAACATCGAGCTAATCAGGGTGTAAGCGAAAGCTTGCACCGCTTGGTTGATTTTCTGCAGCATGAACAAGTAGATACCTATTTAGACATAGACACAGCAACCTATTTCGACGTAAAACTACCCATATTAGAACGAAATCTCATGGGTAAAAAGCAGGATTTGATTGTCGTGGTAGGCGGCGATGGCAGTTTGCTTTCGGCGGCACGCATGGCTATCAAGGTGAATGTTCCTGTCATTGGTATCAATAGAGGCCGGCTTGGCTTTTTAACGGATATTTCGCCGAATAATATTGAGCATCATCTCGGTGCTGTTTTAGCCGGTAAATATGAAGAAGAGCACCGCTTCTTACTACACACTTGCATCCATGATGGGGAAACCATTTATTTTCAAGGCGATGCCCTTAACGATGTCGTGTTAAGTCGTGGCAATGAAACCCATTTGATTGAATTTGATGTTTTCATCAATCAGCGCTTCGTCAGTCGTTACCGCTCCGATGGCATGATCTTATCAACACCAACCGGATCGACAGCTTATGCATTGTCTGCGGGGGGCCCAATCATGCACCCGCAGTTAAATGCCATTGTTTTAGTGCCTATGTTCTCCCATAGTTTGAGTTCGCGCCCTTTCGTGGTTGACGGTGAGGTAAAAATTGATCTGAAAATCAGTGAACGTAATGAAAATGATCTAAATATCAGTTGTGATGGGCATGAGTCACGGCTAGTTAAACCAGGACAACTGGTTTCTATTGAAAAAAACACGCAACAACTGCGTCTATTACATCCTATTGATTACCATTATTATGATACATTACGGATTAAACTTGGCTGGGAATCCAAACATCAAGGATAA